ACCTGCCCTTGCGGCGTACCGCCGGTGGCGTGAGCGTGCTGGATGCTGCGGGCATCGAGCGGTTTAGCCAGGCTTCGTTGGCGGCGGCCGTCAATACCCTGCCGGGCGTGCGGCTGGAGGAGCGGGCCACGGCCAGCTACCGGATCAGCGTGCGGGGCAGCACGCTCCGTTCCCCGTTTGGGGTGCGCAACGTGAAGGTGTACTACAACGATATTCCCTTCACCGAAGCCAGCGGCAGCACGCCCTTCAACCTGCTCGACCCGGCCACCATCGGGCGTATCGAGGTTATCAAAGGCCCGGCCGCCAGCGTGTACGGAGCCGGCACGGGCGGGGCTATTTTGCTCTCAAACCGGCAGGCCGCGCCCGGCGAGTCCCGGGCTCAAGTGGGCTTCACGGCGGGCAGCTTTGGCTTGCGACGCTACTCCGTAGCCGCCGAAACCGGCTCGGCTACCGGTGCGCTGCGGGCCCAGTACGTGCACCAGAGCCTGGACGGCTACCGCGAAAACAGCGCCTCCCTGCGCGACGTACTCACCCTCGACGGGGAGCTGCGCACGTCCGAGAAGCAAACCCTGGCCGCCCACCTGCTCTACACCGACCTGAGCTACCAGCTGCCCGGCGGCCTCACCCGGGCCCAGTTTGACCAGAACCCCCGGCAGGCCCGGCCCCGCACCGTCAACAATGCCGGCGTCGTTACCAGTCCCGGCACGGTAGAACAGCAGGCGGCCTACGCCTCGCGCACGGCCTTGCTGGGCATCTCCCACGAGTACCGCTTCACGCCGGCCTTCACCAACAAAACCACGCTCTACACCACCGGCACCGTCATTCGCACTCCGTATCTGGTAGATTATGAGCGCAACACGGCCGTGGGTTGGGGCGGGCGCACGGCCTTCACCTACCGGGCCGTCGTAGCCGGTCGCCTGCTGCGCCTGAGTGGGGGTGGGGAGTGGCAGAGCAGCCAGGAGAATGCCCGCAACTACACAAACCGTGCTGGCAGCACCGGCGCCCTGCGCTACGACGACGACATTCGCACCAACACGGGCTTTGCCTTTGCCCAGGCCGAGCTGGAGCTGCCCGCCGGCCTGCTGGCTACCGTGGGGGCCAGCTACAACCGTCTGACCTACGACATTACCCGCGTGGCCGGCGGCACCATCAACCCCGCCGGCTACGAAGTGGAGCGCCGCTTCCGGCCCGAACTCTCGCCCCGGGTAGCTTTGCTCAAGGAAATTACGCCCCTGATTTCGGCCTATGCCAGCGTGAGCAGCGGGTTTTCGCCGCCCACCGAGGAGGAAATCCGGCCTTCCGATGGCAGTCTCAACACCGGTTTGCAAGCCGAGCGGGGCACGAGCTACGAACTAGGCTTCCGGGGCAAGGCCCTGGGCGAGCGGCTCGTGTTCGACGTGGCCGCCTTCGACTTTGGCCTGAACCAGACCATCGTGACGCGCACCAACGAGCTGGGCGCCCAGCTGTTTGCCAACTCCGGCTCGACCCGGCAGCGCGGTATCGAGGCAGCCGTGAGTGGCTGGCTTTGGCAGCCCGACAACACTACGCAAGCGTTGCCCAGCCCCGGCACACTCACCAACGGGCTGCGGGCCTGGGCCAGCTACGCCTACAACCACTTCCGCTTCGACGACTACCAGCAAAACACCGATAACTTCAGCGGCAACCGCCTCACCGGCACGGCGCCCCACACGCTCAGTGCCGGCCTCGACGCGGGCACCGCGCTGGGCTTTTACCTCAGCCCCACGCTCAGCCACCAGGCCCGCCTGCCCCTGAACGATGCCAACACCGCCTACGCGCCCGGCTACTGGACCTTTGCGGCCCGGGCCGGCTGGCGCCAAACGCTACTTGCCCATCTGGAGCTGGACGTTTTTGCCGGCGTCGAAAATGCTACGGACCGGCGCTACAGCCTCGGCAACGACCTGAACGCCTTCGGGGGCCGTTACTACCAGCCCGCTCCGGGCCGCAATTTCTACGGCGGTACCACCATCGGCTGGCGTTGGTAGCGGCGGCTTCGTCGGGGTGGTGTCCGGCTCCGTCGGGAAAGGCAGGCGGGTTGGTCGGCGGCTCATTGGCGTAGGAGCGTAGCGGGGGCAGCTTTGGGTATTCTTCACCCCAACAGCTGCCCTATGAAACCCTTACGCGTCTTTTTGCTTTTGCTGCTATTTCCCGTGCTGGCCCTGCTGAGCTTTGGCCCCCGACGGGCGGCTAAGCCCGCCCGGGCCCAGGTCATGATTCTGGGCTCCTACCACATGGGTAACCCCGGCGCCGACCTGGTCAACATGCAGGCCGACGACGTGACCACGCTCCGGCGCCAGCAGGAGCTGCAGAAGCTGGCCGAAAAGCTGGCCCGCTTCCGGCCCACCAAAATTTGCCTGGAGTGGGCGCCCGGCACCCGCTACGACTCCCTGGTGCAGGTGCGCTACCGGCAATACCAAGCTGGCACCTACCAGCTCAAGCGCAACGAAATCGACCAAATAGGCTTTCGGCTGGCCAAGATGCTGGGCCACGAGCGGGTATACGGCATCGACGCGCCCGGCCGCTTCGAGTTTGGGGAGCTGATGGCCTACGCCCAGCGCCACGGCCAAGACGGGCAGCTGAAGCGCCAGGTGCAGTCGGTTGATTCCATGCTGAAAGCCGATGAGCAGGTGCTGCTCAAAACCCCGCTCGACGCCTACTTCCGGCAAATCAACCACCCGGCCCTGCACCGCCTCTACCACGACTGGTACCTGCGCCTGCTGCACTACGGCACGCCCCAGGAGCCCGCCGGCAGCCGCTTGGTCGCCGATTATTACGAGCGCAACATTCGGATTGTGGCCAACCTGATGCAGGTGGCGCCCTCGCCCCAGGAGCGGGTCCTGGTGGTGTACGGCAACGGGCACACGTCCTTTTTAAAGAATATCTTAGCCAACTCGTCGGAGTACGACCTGGTCGAGGCCTACGATTTTCTGAAATAAGCAGCACTAGCCCCGAGGTATGCGGCCTTCCTTTGCTTTTTCGCCCCGGCACGTGCGGGTGCTGGGCTCCCTGCTCATCGGGCTCTGCGTCACGATGGTGTACTACGCGGCCAGCGTGCTGGAGCCCTCGGGCTTTGCCTGGAGCGCCGTGGCCGTGATGCTGCTGCTCGTGTTTCTGATGTGGGAAGCTGCCGCCGCCGTATCCGACTACCTGGACCGCCGCCGACCCTGGGCCAGGGGGATAGGAGTGCGGCTGCTGCTGCAGGTGCTGGGCAGCGCGGGCCTGGCTCTTGTCATCGTGAACGTACCCTACACCCTTTTCAAGTTCTACAGCCTGCGCTACCTCGAAAACCCCGGCAGCCACTACACCCTGCCCATTTTTCTGCTCATCAACGGGGCTGCCCTCACGCTGTTCGGCATCGTGCAGGGCGCGCAGCTGGGCATGCAGTTTCTGGGCCGCTGGCGGCAGGCCGAGTTGCAGGCCGAGCGGCTGCAGCGCGAAAGTACCCAGGCCCGGCTGTCGGCTCTGCGCCAGCAGGTGAGTCCGCATTTTCTGTTCAACAACCTCAATATTCTCTCCGTGCTTATCGACCGGAGTCAGCCCCTGGCCAAGGAATTCGTCGAGCAGTTTGCCCAGGTGTACCGCTACGTGCTCAGCAGTCAGGAGCGGGAGCTAGTGCCCGTGGCCGAGGAGCTGGAAATGGTGCAGGCCTACGTGTTTTTGCTCCAGCAGCGCTTCGCCGCCGGCTTGGTCGTCGAGTTGGACGTGCCCGCCGTGTGGCACCAGCACTACCTGCCCCCGCTGGCCCTGCAGATGCTCATCGAAAACGCCATTAAGCATAATGTGGTGGCGGCCAGCCGCCCGCTGGTAGTAGCCGTGCGGGCCCAGGAGGAGGGTACGCTCCTGGTAACCAACAACGTGCAGGCCCGGGGTAGCCAGGAAAAAAGCACCGGCCTGGGCCTGGCCAACATTGCCAAACGCTACGAGTTTTTGTCGGAGCGGCGGCTGCGCATCGAACACGGGCCGACTACCTTTACCGTGGAGCTGCCCTTGCTGGAGCTCGAACCCGCATGAGAATCGTGGTAGTAGAAGATGAGCAGCTGGCTGCCGACAAGCTGGTGGAGCTGATCCGGGCCTACGACCCGGCCTCGACCATCGTGGCTTGCCTCGACTCGGTGGCCGACACCGTGGCCTGGCTTAGTACCCACGCCGCCCCCGATTTGCTGTTTCTCGACATCCACCTGGCCGACGGGCTGGGCTTCGAGATATTTGCCCAAACGGCCGTGCCCTGCCCGGTGGTGTTTACCACGGCTTTCGACCAGTACGCCATCCAGGCGTTCCGCGTCAACAGCATTGATTACCTGCTCAAGCCGCTCACGCCCCGGGCTGTAGCCGATGCGTTCCGCAAGTACGAAGCCCTGCGCCGCACCCTGACCCCGGCCCCGCCCGCTGCCATCGACTACCTGCGCCTGCTCGACGAGCTGCGGGCCAGTGAGGCGCGCTACAAAGCCCGCTTCCTGGTGCGGGCCGGGCAGCGCATCAAAACCATTGCCGCGGCCGAGGTAGCCTACTTTTTCGCCGAAGACAAGTACACCTACCTCGTCACGGGTGCCGGCCCGCGCTACGTGGTCGACTTCACCCTCGACGATTTGGAGGAGCGCCTCGACCCGGCGCTGTTCTTCCGTCTCAACCGGAAGTTCCTGGCCAGCCTGCCCGCCATCCACGAAATTCACGCCTACTTCAAAGGCCGCCTCAAGCTCACCTTGTCCCCACCCGTCGAGGCCGAGGTGCTGGTCAGCAGTGAGCGGGCCGCCCCCTTCAAAAGCTGGCTGGACCGGTGAAATGGTGAGATGGTGAAATAGGGAGTTGATGTTCAACAACGTCTGTCATTACGAGGCGCAGCCGAAGCAATCTGTCCTCTGAAATGTGCGGAGTGCTCATATGTGAAAAGCCCTTTCCTGTTTGCTACGGGAAAGGGCTTTCTGATAAAAGTTCGAGTCGTACTGCGCAGCGGAAGGATTGCCACGGCTGCGCCTCGCAAGGACACGGGGCTTGGTAGGCTACACTTTCACGGCTTTGCCGGTTTTGGCGGCTTCGTAGATGGCCATGATGTAGCGCACGTCCTTCAGGCCTTCCTCGCCGGGCGTTTTGGGCGTTTTGTTATGCAATACGCACTCGGCCATGTGGTCCAGCTCGGCGGCAAACTGGTTGCCTTCCTCAATTTCGGGCTCCTGGTTGCCCTCATCGTCCCCGATTTTCATCGTGTGCTTCTTGTAGTCCGACAGCGGGTCGAGGTCGAGCCAGGCTTTGTCGCCGAACACCCGGCCGCGCTTGACTTCCGAGTAGCTGTAGGAGCTGGTGCAGGAAGCCAGCACACCGCTGGGGAAGCGCAGGGTGAAGTGGATGTTGTCCTCGACTTCGGCAAAGCGTGGGTCCGATTTGTCGCTGAATTCCTGGGCCGTGATTTCCACCGGCTCCTCGCCGCTGAGGTAGCGGGCCGCGTTAAGGGCGTAGATGCCAATGTCCATGAGGGAGCCACCACCCGCCAGCTTTTTGACCACCCGCCATGCGTCGGCCTGGTCTTCGGTGGGCTTCACGGGCCGGCCGTGGTCGGAGGTAATGGCTTTGATTTTACCTAACTCACCCTTGCGGATGCGGGCCATGGCGTCCAGGTTAAACGGCTCGAAATGGGCCCGGTAGGCAATCATCAGCTTCCGGTCGGCTTGCTGGCAGGCGGCAATCATCTTTTCGCAGTCTTCAACCGACGTAGCCATGGGCTTCTCGCACAGCACGTGCTTGCCCGCCTGCGCCGCCCGGATGGTAAACTCGGCGTGCATGGAGTTGGGCAGGATGATGTACACGATGTCGACGTCCGGATTGTCCTTAATAGAGTCGAAATTGTCGTAGCTGTACACGCTGGTTTCGGGCAACTCGTACTGGGCCGCCAGCTTTTGGGCCTTGTCGGGTGAGCCGCTGACCAAGGCTGCCAGGCGGGCGTGCTTGCAGGCTTTGAAATTGGGCATGATCTGCTCGGTGGCAAACTTGCCCAGGCCCACGATGGCAAAGCCGAGCTTGTCGGAAGTAGTTGATTTCATGATTTCGGATTGGAGTAGTAAAAGAATACCGCTGGTACTGGTCCAGGCTTCAGAGACGTGCCCGGCCGGCTACAAGGTCGGCAGCACCAGCACCGGCAGCTGGGTTTGGCGAATCATCTGGGCCGTGACGCTGCGGTGAAACAGCCGACCCAGCACGTTGTGCCGCCGGGCAATAAGTACCAGTACATCGGCGTGCGTTTCCCGCACAGCCTGCTCCAGGCCGCGCGGAATATCCAGGTTGCGCACTCCGTGGGTCGATACAGGGTGCTGCCCATCGGCCAGCAAACCGGCCCGCTGCACGCTGGCCAGGGCCGCGTGGCAGGAATCGTTGTCTTCGGGCTCGGCCACGTGTACGACTGTCACTGGGGTTTGCAGTGCGTTGAGCAGGCTCTGTACCGGCCGGGCAGAAGGGGCCAGTTGAAACGAATTGTTGTCGGCGGCCAGGACCAAACGTTGCGGGAGCTGGTGCTGAGTAGTGGCCGGCACAATGAGCAGCGGGTACTGAATTTCGCTTAGCAAGTTGAGGGAAGTAGTACTGACGAGCTCGGCGGGCAGTTCCGCTGCACCGGGTCGTCCTAGCACCAGTAGCGCGGGTTGGTGCTGGGCCACTATTCCCCGAATGGCATTGGTAGAGCGGCCGGTCATCATGGCGGGCACGGCGGGCACGGACAGGCCCTGGATTCGCTCATCCAGCGCCAGCGCAATTTCGCTCTCACTGCGGTGGGGAATTTTGCCGGTAAAGGTTTCCGGGTCAAAAACCGAGGTGCGGTTTATATGCAGCAATACCAGGGGCAGCTGCAGGTGGGCCGCCAGGGTGGCCGCATACTGCAGGGCGGCATCGGCAGCGGGCGTAAAGTCGGTAAGTACAAGCAAAGGAGCAGGCATACGCAAAAACGATTAGCAGGTGCGAGGCTTATATATACTACAGGCCAGCTAAGCTGTTGCCCAAGAGCCCATTTATCGGGCCGTATCGGCGGCAGTCCGATAGTATCAACCGCTTATAAAAGCTGCCGAAACAGCTGGTCGGCATAGCATTGCGTCCACGCGTAGTCGGGCATTTCGGGCAAGAAAAAAAGCCGTTCGAGCCAGCGGCTGAACGGCTTTTTAAGGTTGCAAAGGTCTGGTCAACCGGGAGATATTCCCCAGTAGCCTGCCAGCAATTAGCGGTTGTTGTCGTTGTCGAAGTTGTTATTCGACTCGATAATGATATTGTCCCGCTGGTCGCCGGTGCCGGCCAGGTCGCCGGTAGCACCCGGTACGGTCGTGTCGTCCGGAATACCCATAGTTTCCTGCTCCAATTGGGCAGAAGTGTCCAATGTGCCTTCCTCGTCGCGCTTGTAGTTATACAGCTCGTCGTGGTGCTTTTGCTGCTCGGGGCTCATTTTGCCGCCATCCGACTGTGGTTCGTTGGCGTCAGCTGATTTCTTGTTCGTAGCCATTGCAAGGAGGGTGCTTAGTTCAACGTCGAGTCGTTTGGATCTTCGGGACCGGTGCTGCGGTTGGCCGGCTCGTTGGTTGCCCAGTTGCGGGTGCCGCTGCCGTAGCGTGGGTCATCTTCCTTATTAGCTTCCCGGCGTACCTGGTCGTCCGAGTCCAGGTTCTGAAGTACGGTGCCGGTAGCGCGGTTTTGCGGGGCAGCACCCCGCTGGTCAGACTCAGTTACGTTGGGAGCCGCTACGCCACCGGGGTTATTGCCGGCCGGGTGCGAGTAGGCATCCTGGCCGTTAATAGCCGGAGCGGTAGTATTCGAAACGCCGCCAAACTCGCCGTACGCGGGGGTATTGCTGGCAAAGGTGTTAGGCTTGGGGCTGGCGGGCACGTCCTGGCCGTTTTCGGCGGTAGCGCCGGCCCGCATAGCGCCTTCCTGGTGGTTTTCGGGGCCCTGGTTGTTGATTTTATCCTTACGGAACTCGCTGAACTCGTCCGGATTATCGTTGCTGCCGTCGTTGGGATGATTTTGCATGGCGGAAAGAGAGTAGTTACGGTGGTGGGCACCTATAGCGGTGCGCTAGCCTTGTGTACGCAGCCGCGCCGGATTTGGCTACGGCCCGGGCAAAATCAGCGGCCGGGCTACCCGTCGAGCTCGTTGCGGGTGCTAGTCTTGAGCTTGCGGTAACTA
Above is a genomic segment from Hymenobacter cellulosivorans containing:
- a CDS encoding TonB-dependent receptor family protein, encoding MLPRFLLLCPLSLLTVAARAQTPDTPDTTRVVKLPEATVVGYGTNLPLRRTAGGVSVLDAAGIERFSQASLAAAVNTLPGVRLEERATASYRISVRGSTLRSPFGVRNVKVYYNDIPFTEASGSTPFNLLDPATIGRIEVIKGPAASVYGAGTGGAILLSNRQAAPGESRAQVGFTAGSFGLRRYSVAAETGSATGALRAQYVHQSLDGYRENSASLRDVLTLDGELRTSEKQTLAAHLLYTDLSYQLPGGLTRAQFDQNPRQARPRTVNNAGVVTSPGTVEQQAAYASRTALLGISHEYRFTPAFTNKTTLYTTGTVIRTPYLVDYERNTAVGWGGRTAFTYRAVVAGRLLRLSGGGEWQSSQENARNYTNRAGSTGALRYDDDIRTNTGFAFAQAELELPAGLLATVGASYNRLTYDITRVAGGTINPAGYEVERRFRPELSPRVALLKEITPLISAYASVSSGFSPPTEEEIRPSDGSLNTGLQAERGTSYELGFRGKALGERLVFDVAAFDFGLNQTIVTRTNELGAQLFANSGSTRQRGIEAAVSGWLWQPDNTTQALPSPGTLTNGLRAWASYAYNHFRFDDYQQNTDNFSGNRLTGTAPHTLSAGLDAGTALGFYLSPTLSHQARLPLNDANTAYAPGYWTFAARAGWRQTLLAHLELDVFAGVENATDRRYSLGNDLNAFGGRYYQPAPGRNFYGGTTIGWRW
- a CDS encoding DUF5694 domain-containing protein, encoding MKPLRVFLLLLLFPVLALLSFGPRRAAKPARAQVMILGSYHMGNPGADLVNMQADDVTTLRRQQELQKLAEKLARFRPTKICLEWAPGTRYDSLVQVRYRQYQAGTYQLKRNEIDQIGFRLAKMLGHERVYGIDAPGRFEFGELMAYAQRHGQDGQLKRQVQSVDSMLKADEQVLLKTPLDAYFRQINHPALHRLYHDWYLRLLHYGTPQEPAGSRLVADYYERNIRIVANLMQVAPSPQERVLVVYGNGHTSFLKNILANSSEYDLVEAYDFLK
- a CDS encoding sensor histidine kinase, whose translation is MRPSFAFSPRHVRVLGSLLIGLCVTMVYYAASVLEPSGFAWSAVAVMLLLVFLMWEAAAAVSDYLDRRRPWARGIGVRLLLQVLGSAGLALVIVNVPYTLFKFYSLRYLENPGSHYTLPIFLLINGAALTLFGIVQGAQLGMQFLGRWRQAELQAERLQRESTQARLSALRQQVSPHFLFNNLNILSVLIDRSQPLAKEFVEQFAQVYRYVLSSQERELVPVAEELEMVQAYVFLLQQRFAAGLVVELDVPAVWHQHYLPPLALQMLIENAIKHNVVAASRPLVVAVRAQEEGTLLVTNNVQARGSQEKSTGLGLANIAKRYEFLSERRLRIEHGPTTFTVELPLLELEPA
- a CDS encoding LytR/AlgR family response regulator transcription factor — protein: MRIVVVEDEQLAADKLVELIRAYDPASTIVACLDSVADTVAWLSTHAAPDLLFLDIHLADGLGFEIFAQTAVPCPVVFTTAFDQYAIQAFRVNSIDYLLKPLTPRAVADAFRKYEALRRTLTPAPPAAIDYLRLLDELRASEARYKARFLVRAGQRIKTIAAAEVAYFFAEDKYTYLVTGAGPRYVVDFTLDDLEERLDPALFFRLNRKFLASLPAIHEIHAYFKGRLKLTLSPPVEAEVLVSSERAAPFKSWLDR
- a CDS encoding Gfo/Idh/MocA family protein, producing MKSTTSDKLGFAIVGLGKFATEQIMPNFKACKHARLAALVSGSPDKAQKLAAQYELPETSVYSYDNFDSIKDNPDVDIVYIILPNSMHAEFTIRAAQAGKHVLCEKPMATSVEDCEKMIAACQQADRKLMIAYRAHFEPFNLDAMARIRKGELGKIKAITSDHGRPVKPTEDQADAWRVVKKLAGGGSLMDIGIYALNAARYLSGEEPVEITAQEFSDKSDPRFAEVEDNIHFTLRFPSGVLASCTSSYSYSEVKRGRVFGDKAWLDLDPLSDYKKHTMKIGDDEGNQEPEIEEGNQFAAELDHMAECVLHNKTPKTPGEEGLKDVRYIMAIYEAAKTGKAVKV
- a CDS encoding universal stress protein, with product MPAPLLVLTDFTPAADAALQYAATLAAHLQLPLVLLHINRTSVFDPETFTGKIPHRSESEIALALDERIQGLSVPAVPAMMTGRSTNAIRGIVAQHQPALLVLGRPGAAELPAELVSTTSLNLLSEIQYPLLIVPATTQHQLPQRLVLAADNNSFQLAPSARPVQSLLNALQTPVTVVHVAEPEDNDSCHAALASVQRAGLLADGQHPVSTHGVRNLDIPRGLEQAVRETHADVLVLIARRHNVLGRLFHRSVTAQMIRQTQLPVLVLPTL